Below is a window of Oceanococcus sp. HetDA_MAG_MS8 DNA.
ACACAGCCACCGTTTCGAGATAGAACGCACAGATTTGCGCTCCGCACCCATCACAGGATGATTGATCATGATTGGCTTTCCCATCAACAGAGGCAGCCAGAGAAACCGCCACGTGGTGCTGAATGACAAAACCACATCAGCCTCCCAGATCACTCGTACGAGCCTCGGAAGCGAGGGATTTCGCAGTACCTCTGGGCCATTTGGTTGTGGCCCAGGATATGGCGTGACAATGGTGACACCGTGTTTCTCGACCCGGAATTGGGTCGCCAACAAATTAACAACAGTCTCTACACCACCCAAATGTGGTGAGTACCAAGGTGTGTACATCACAATGTTCATTGAGCTCAACACTGAAGCGCTTACCAATGGATCATCGGGAGTCTTGAAGCGCGCCGGTTTAACAGCCCGCTCACGAAAGCTGAGCCCCCCAATGTCATCGCAAGTAACAACCATAGCTTTGGCAGCCGCGGGTTCCTTACAAGCGCCTGCCGCAGTCGATACCGAGCCGCAGAGGCATTCCCTGCAAAAAGATGCACCTTGGCTAAGTCAAACAAAATTGACGTGGCATAGTCCGGTCGACCCAAAAGTAAGCTTTTGTGCTTGTCGAGCAGGTACGAGGTCGACACCTCTTTCTCCGCCCAATTGGTTGAGACACCATCATGACTCTCATGGGAGAAAGCCAGAACATCATCACAAAACCTTAATCGTCCAGCACTCAACAAACGCAGTACCAACTCGTAATCGCTACGAGTCCGGAGTTTTGTGTCAAAAGCACCGACCTCTGTCACCACGGAGCTACTGAGTAGCAAGCTTTGCAGATAAGCTGTCAGACCCTCAATCGTCCTCGGGGCTTCCACCCAAACGCCTTGCGAATCGCGCGGCCATCTGATGAGCTCGGCTCCAGCTTTGCCATAACGCAGCAAAGTGCTCACTACTCCGACTAGCTCAGGGTCTTCTTCTTGCTCGCGTATCACTCGCAGCTGGGTTTCAAGCTTGTGCGGTAGCCATTCGTCGTCGCTGTCTTGGAACGCTAGCCATCGACCGGTGGCCCTGGCAATACCGGCGTTACGAGCAGCAGCACACCCACTGTTTCTTTCCAATGCGATGTAGCGAACACGCGGATCAGCCCATCTTGCAACCACACTGGCCGTACCGTCTGTGGAGCCATCGTCAACAATGATTAGCTCTATCGACGCGTGCGTTTGCTGCAAAACCGAATGTATAGCCCGGTCGATAGTATGAGCGCGGTTAAAGGTTGGCATTATCACGCTCACGAGCGGCGTAGTCATCGCGTATTCACCCGCTCTCTCCAACGCCGCAGAAACATCGTTGTTGACTTCGTGAAACTCTGTCCAATGTAACTGAGGAGCAGCGCAACCCAGGCTTTGATCTGAATTGGTCGCACCCTCAAAGATTTCTTGATCATGTCCCGCCCAGCTCCAGGACGGTCGTCGTACAAGCTCTCGGCGCGACCTATGACGTAGTAGTGCCTCGCCATCACATCCGGTCTACCTGTCCACATTGCCCCGTGCTTCACAAGAATCAACCGCATATCGTCAGCCCGCGCCCGTTCCGCTTTCGTCAATCCTCCTCCGTCAACGCGATCTTGAATCCAGAGTGGCGCATTGACATGCACAAAGTCTGTGTGATTACGAATGCGCAGACTGAGCTCCCAGTCATCCCACGAATGAATACGCTCGTCAAAGCCACCGACCTCTCGAATTAACGCAGTTTCCACTAACCAGTTTGGCGTAGTGATGAGACTCCACTCAGGACCGCCATGGCCAATCCCACGGGTGTAATCCACCTGCTTTTCGTAAAAGGACCCACCAACATACACTGCGCCCTTTGCCGTCAGACGCACATAAGCTGCTAGGCACCACCGTGTGCCGGGGCTCTTTTCAAGTGCCTGCAGCTGACGCTGGATCTTTTCAGCCAGCCAATAATCGTCATCGTCCTGGAAACAGAGATATTGTCCACTAGCAATCGCAATGCCTTTGTTTCGCGCTGCTGCAGCACCGTGATTCTGAGTGTTTCGCAGAACGGTGAGGCGCGAGTCGTCGATCTTCCCCAGCACCTCCGGCGTCGCGTCGGTGGAGGCATCATCGATGACGATTAGCTCAATATCACGGTGTGTTTGGCCGAGCACACTCATAACAGACCGGCGCAGCAAATGCGCTCGATTATGAGTCGGGATAATGACTGTGACCTTTGCCTGCTCCGGAGGAGTCATCATGAGCTGCGCACCGACGCAGGTCCTGATCGATGTTTGAGTTGGCGCAATTTTTTCATCCAGCGCCTATTCAGATCAGCGCCTACATAAGTGAGCGCTAGAGCAAGCCAGTAGCGCCAATACAGAGGACGTATGGAGAGTGCTTTGCGTAGCTCTTCTCGCCCCGCAGGCGGCGGCTCATGAACACTCAGAAATCGACCGATTAGGTACCAGTGATGGCTCAACACCTCGGGACGATTCGCCCATATCTCTGCATGCTTACGCATGATTACGCGGATATCAAACGCCCGGGCGAGCTCCTGGCGCCGCACTCCTCCACCAGCAACTAGATCCTGAACAAAGAGTGGCTCATCGACGAAGACAGGCGGCGCCAGTTGGCTGAGCCTCAAACCCAACTCCCAATCATCGAATGAGCGGATGTGGGGATCAAAGCCACCAACAGAACTCAATGCCTCGCGGCGAACGACCCAGCCTGGGGTAGCAACCATGCTCCAGTCGTTGCGGCCATCCACGTGACCACGGGAAACCCCCTCGGAATAGTCAATTTGAGCTCGATACTTAGGGCCTCCAACATAACGTGCGCCGCTTGGCGCCAACAGTAAAAACCCCGCTAAACACCATACGGCGTCAGGGCATGAGCGAAGCACCGCAACCTGACGTTCCAGCTTATGGCAAAACCAGAAGTCATCGTCGTCGTTGAAAGCGACGAACTCCCCTCTCGCCTCGTCTATACCCGTATTCCTCGCGACCGCTGCGCTGCAGTTTTCCTCCCGCCGAATGACCTTCAAACGCGAATCAGAAAATTCCCTGAGTACCTGTTGAGTGTGGTCTGTAGAAGCATCATCGACGACGATCAGTTCTAAGTCAGTGAACGATTGCCCCAAGACACTCTGAACCGATCTACGCAAAAGCTCTGCGCGATTGCGCGTTGGTATGACTACGCTAACCACTGGCACTGACATGCTCAATGAACCTCAAGAGTGGAAGATCTACCAATGGGCGGCTTCAACACCACACCATGTAGCCGGGCGCGTGAGCGGTGGAGAGCAGCCCATAGTAGAGACACGCGAGACCGCCATTGCTCTCCGCCACCACCCCTCAACTGAAGGGCTTGGTGAACTGCCTGTTTATACTGTCCTTGCAGGCCATAGAGACGCGCCAACTCTAACTCCCAGTACACGCGCCAACGAGGGTACTCGGTGAGCAATCGTATATGGGTCAGCAACACTCCCTGCAAACCTTCGACACGCTTATCTAACTCCGCAAATAAGCTATCGCTGCTGCCGTAACGCATTAGCACGATATCTCTAGTCACCCCCATCCTGTAGACGCTCTTTAGCCGGAAAAGCAGCTCCCAGTCCTCCAAGCATGGCAGAGATTCGTCGAACCCACCAAGGTTCTCCAGCACGTTCCGCCGAACTAGCCAACTCGGCGTCATTAGTCCCGCCCCGCGCACTACTGCATCGTGACGGATTTCGGTATAGCCCTGCGGCGCCGTCCACCTCTCAGTCACGACTCCACCATCGGACCACGTCACAATAGAGCCACCTACCCAGCTAAAGCCTCCCGCCTGCGCAACGAATAATTGTTTATCAAGCTTATCCAACACCCATTCGTCGTCGCTATCTTGAAAAGCTATCCACTCCCCTCGGGCTTGCTTTACGCCAAAGTTACGAGCTGCAGCGGCGCCTTGCGAAGACTCTAAGCGCAAGTAACGTACCCTCCGATCCCTGAGACTGCTAACCCACTCCTGTGTGGCATCTGTGGAGTGGTCGTCCACAATGATGAGTTCCCAATTGCGGTAGCACTGACCGCAGACGCTAGCAACGGAACGAGGAAGAGTAGAAAGACGGTTTTTTGTTGGCAGGACGATACTGACGAGTGGCGGCGCAGTCACTTAGCCCTGACTCCTAACCGGCGAAGTAAGGTCCTCATGCCAGGCACTAAAGTCGCTTTATCACGTATTGCCCAGAAGCTTGGTGGATAGATAAAGAGTGCCTGCCACAGGCGCCACCTGAGTTGCCATGTAGAGTGATTTGGATTGTACTCTTGCAGAAGAATTCGCCAGCCAGCCGCCGCTGCGCACCTCAATTGCCAGGGGCCTCTGCGAACGACATTGGCCTCTTGCAGCATCCGTGTGTAGCTGGAATGGATTCGGCCGCTTTGATTATTTCGCTGATCTGGATGTTTTCTCCACCCAGACCACAGCCCAGGAATCTGCAATGCGGTTGTGTGTTCTAGCATCCGAAGCCACATATCAACGTCCGCCACGAAATAATCTGGTCTCCAACCACCTACCTGCCGTGCCAGCTCCAGCCGAAAGAAAGCACTGTTCTGCATGATGAAGGTGCGGCCGCACAGAAGACGCGCCAAACTGTATGACTCCCAAGCTGTGGGAGGATATCTGGAACCGTCCTGACGAAGTGGGTAGCAGTTTGAATAAACAATTCCCACCTGAGGATTCATCAAGAGCGCCTGCACAGCTGCGCTCACAGCCCCGGGGAAATAAACATCATCTGAGCTTTGAATCGCCGCAAACTCCCCCCTAGCTCGCCGCAAACCCTCGTTAACGGCCTCGGCCACTCCGGAGTCTGGTCGTGACCACCACCTCAGACGACTATCACGTTGCTGATACTCGCGGAGTACTTCAACGGTTCCGTCCGTTGAAGCTCCATCGATGACCAGCACCTCTAAACTACCGTAATCCTGTGAGGAGATCGACTCAAGTGTCGCAAGGATGTATTGAGCTTGGTTGAAGCTCGGCACGATGATACTGACTAGCGGCGTCACGAAGCCTTCCATCTGATGATCGGGTCCAGCCGTTGCTACAACTGACATCCCACAGTAGTCGAAACTACCACAGCATAAACGGAATGCATTACCGGTTTAAGGATTGACTTCGAGCTCCCTAAACCATTGCCCAGAGAAGCCGTCCACGCGTGGCCACCTGACACTGCAGTATTTCAAAGGATCAAGTGAACTACTGATCAGAGGCGAACCGATGCTGCAAGTTAAAGGCCAACTCACAAAACTCAGCTCCAGAGCCAACCGATCCCTCCGCAGCCTGCACCGGTTCAACCGTGATAAAGCCTCGGTCATCCCAATCATGAACCGAGGAGCGCATCGTTGAGGAATTAGCAGCCGGTACCACAGCTTGTCCGATTCGAAGCGGCCGCACACCAGAAGAGCATTCAAAAACAACCTTGACGCACGAATCGAGCGCCTAGCGGTCATCAACGATGATGAGCGCCTCATCTTAAGCCATTCTGTAGCTGAAAGCGCTCACTACGGATACACTCCTGACGTGGCACTAGCAAGGTCTCGTCAAAGGACGTCTCCAGCGCTCCTCCACTTCTTCGTATTGAGGACACACCTCTAATCTCCATCATGACATACAAAAAAGCGCTGGAACGTATCAAGCGAGAAGGCCTTCTTGCCACTATGAGGTCTGTACCTCAATACTTGTATCGTAAATATCGAAGAAGGCAACACCGGAAAATGCTCGCGTTACCGTCTTTAAGTGAGCGCTTTTCCGCAATCTATACCAACAACCTATGGGAGTCAGCGGAGTCCAAAAGCGGCCTGGGCAGTGAAATCACTTTCACACTGGCTCTTAGAAGCTGGCTCGTCGAAGCCATCCCGAAGCTCAGTATCAAAACAGTGGTCGATGCACCTTGCGGAGATTTTAACTGGATAAAGGAGCTACTGCCACATACTAATGTTCATTATATCGGGCTGGATATTGTAGGGTCACTCATAGAAGAAAACAATAAGAACTTCGCCTCAGACCGAATACGTTTCGCCACGGCTGATATTTGTAGTGACACCATACCCCAATGCGATTTGCTGTTGATACGAGACTGCCTATTTCACCTGTCCATTGCCGACATAGACAAGGTTCTCAGGAACCTTGCCAATACAAACTACAAATACTTATTGACATCTACACATATCAACACCTCGGACTTCAGGAATAAGGATATTGTTTCGGGAGGGTTTCGCCGCATTGACTTGTTCGCTCACCCTTTCAATTTCGACGAGAAACATGTGATTGAACGTGTCAATGACTCTCCTGAAGGGTTTGCCCATCCTCGACAGATGGTACTTTTTCGTAAATGCCATGTACCATCAGCCATTGCAATGACGTAGCCTCGCAACATGTAGTTCGCAACTCATTTTCGAGGTGCCTTCCACCAGCTGCGACTAGCGTGAGTAGTCACGATTGCAATACCCTCTTTCTGAGGTTTTACCATCCCCCGTGAGGGCACAACGAACCACGAACACTACGCATAACGACAACCCGAACACCACCGAAGTTTATGCCCTTTAGCATATGTAAAAAGGACGTATTGCCAGTTATACAGCCACAATCCAGCGTGTTCAGCTTAGCTACGCCAGGTTTTGGCGCCGGTTATTATGCCTGACGTTATACATCCTTGTGGGCGATAAACAATGTGCAGTCCTACGCAGCGCTCCGGGGCGACGCCAAATGCGTCGAAAGCCAAAAAACCCCTAAACTCGCAGTCCAACAGCAACCAAATATATACTTCCACACTGACATCGCTGAGAGGAATACTTGCTGTATGGGTCGTTGCGTTTCATTTTAGACACGCCCTAGAAACACTTTTCCCAGCGCTTCAACACATTGCACCAATTACGGCAAAAGGGAACTTAGCCGTTCCAGCGTTCTTCATACTGAGCGGTTATATTTTAGGGGAGGCGCATGGAGGAGATTTCTCGCGCATATCGAAACAGGCGGTTACTAAGTTTTACCTTCTCAGGCTTGCGCGCATCTATCCAGTACATTTAATCACAATGCTGCTATCTGGATCCATCGCATACACACTCTTGCATTTTGGATACCTGGAAAGCCTCTCTGCGTTTTCGGCAAAAGATGCCTTATATAATATTCTGTTGATACATATGTGGCACCCCGTAGCTCAGTTGAGCTGGAACTATCCCTCTTGGTCAATAAGCTCAGAGTGGTTTGCCTACCTTCTCTTTCCGTTCTTTGCGATGATGACAGCACGCTTAGGGCATCAGGCAAGACCTGGATTCATTCTGCTTGCTTCCCTAGGTCTTGCTTTGGCTGGCAGCGAGTATTACACCCGTGGTCATCAGCAGCCGTTCTTTGGAATGGTGTGCATCATCCCTTATTTCCTCTCGGGCTTGCTCTTTCATCAGTTTCAGAGGTACCACGATCATCGCTCGATCAAGTTACCCCGCGCTCTCCTTCACTGCTGCACGGCAGCAGTGCTAGTGGCACCATTCTTTCTCGATGGCGATGCGGTTAGTATTGTGTTGCTATTCGTCCTCACTTTGATGATATTTTCCCTTGCCCTTTCAGGCACCGACAGTGCTAGAGGCTGGCAGCATCCATGGTTAGTATCTTTAGGAGCGCGCAGCTATTCACTTTATATGACCCATGCGCTGGTACAGATTGCCCTGTATCGAATTCTCCCAGCTGCAGAGTTCGCTGAGGGCGCCTTCTATGTTAGAGCGGGCATTTTCGGTATATACCTCACGCTAATCTGGCTTGCGTGTAGCTTTTGTTTCCGATACTGCGAACAGCCAAGTCGTACACGCCTGAAAAAACATATTCTGAATCGGCTTTAGATCGCATGAAGTTCACCACGATCGTCTACAACTAGAGCACGCCCAATCCGTGGGACTTGCCCGTACAACGGGTTTCACCAACCCTCACCCTGGTGAAGGGGCATGGAGTTTCATAGATCACCCGCGCAAAAACTTCGCATGCGTCAAGCGACGACGGGCATCACCATCGCGGAGCTTGCAGAGCTTCAGCTGGTAGGAATCGCTCACAGTCAAACTGTTCTGTCACACCAAAAAGCCCGACTCTGCGTTTAGCGCTCTGTCCTCTTGAGTAGTACAGCCTGCATTACTGTCAGCGAGCGCGATAAGAGCGCCGCAATCCTCTCACTCCACGTGATCTTATTGCCATTTACACTGCCCCGCCGGCAGCACCCCCTTGCCCCCTATTCTCGACGGGTCCCATCAGGGCAGCTGGAGGGAGACCACTATCAGCATTGGCTTTGATGTGACGACGCTAGCCTCGACAAAACCAGCGTATGACATCACCACCACAACCTGACCACTCCACAAAGTGGTTGCATACGCTTCGTGGCCTCTGTGGGAGTGACTGGGCTGTGCAAGCTACAACCACACTCAATTGTTCTGCAGTGCCAACTCACAACAAAGGCGAATGTCGCTCACTTTGCGGCTACGCCTACCGGCTCGCGCTCCATTTATTCCTTTCGCCTATCACTGTCGTCAGTCGCACGCTTTGAGACAGACGTCGGAAACAACCTCTTTAGTCGCATGGCTGGACCTTCGATGAGCACGCCCGATAAATGAGCTGCGATCAGAATAAGGGCCAGCACAATCGCAAAGCTTGGCCATCCCTTTTGCTCACCAATGAGTTGATTTACACGTGGCTCAACAAATGTAAGAAATGGCATATGAAATAGGTAGATCGCATAGCTTAAGCTACCAAGATACACGGGAACCTTTGACCGCAACCAGCCCAGCCACCACCTGGGTGGGCTAGTCACAATGAGTGCGATTAGACCCATGAATAACACAGCCGCCTGGGTCCATAGCAACGGCCTATGGAGAAGCTCTAAATCCGAAAGCCTTCCTGAATATCCAGCAATTAAATATGGAAGCAAGGAACCCAGGGCGGATAACATAGAAATCCACCCGAGGCACGCTACCTTCATGAGGTTCCTTGTTGATCCAGTTGAACCGGCGGCGTAGTGAACAGCAACTGCCAACCCAACACCTAGTGCCAAACAGTCTATCTGACTCAGCAATAGCACTGGCGCCAACACCTGTGTCTTCAGATACAACCCGACGACTAGAAGACCGACCAAGGCCACTGATATACCGATTAGGCCAAAGCGGGGGACAATCAGCAAGAGCAACAGCGGAAGGCATAGATAGAACTGCTCTTCAATTGCCAGAGTCCATATTGGCAGAAGGCCAGGAAGGAATTCGAGAAAGGAAAAGGGGTGATCCGACAGATTGAAATACAACGGTGTGAACTGAAGGTACACCATCGAAAGCTTCCATTCCGTGAAGCGAACTGTCGCGAAAAATTCATCACCATAACGAGACAAACTGTAGACGAGGTATACGACCAGCACAAAGTAGTATGCCGGCCAAACACGCAGAGCTCTTCTTATATAGAAGTTTCTCAGTGAAAATCTGCCGGCAACCAAGTCAATCAGGATAATACGCCCAATTAGATAGCCTGATAGCACAAAAAACATGGGCACCCAGCACCACGCCCAGAAGATATAGGTTGGATCCCAATGGTAGAAAACAACCATTAAAGCCCCAACACCACGGAGCCCGTCTAGCTCCGATATATTTTGAATTCTTTGCTGCGCCATTGGTTTTACTTTATTGTGGGCAGCAAGTCGTTTTGGACCAGGTTGTGGTCTATCTCCGCAACCGATTTGGTGGTCAGCATTGCATACTGCCGCACGCTCGAAGACGACAAGCTCAATACCTCGAATTGGTTTGTCTGACTCACCCTTGAACCTAGCCGACTGATGGCGCTGCTTTGAACACTCATTGGCTGCGGGAAGCCTTGATGCGGCGCGCTGTTCTCAGAGCGCGCGCGAGTCTCCCATACCGCCACCCAATGTGCGATCGCTGAATCGCCAGGGTGTCATGGACATCCTCAATCAACTCGTAATCCAGGCTATCTAATAGTTCGTTACATAGATTCTTGTCAGCGTCTGCGAAATGCTTATGCTCGAACAGGACAACGGCCGGGCGAAATTCCAACCCTTGAATATCTTTGAGTATTTCAAAGTCATGCCCCTCCGCATCAATATGCAATAAATCCAGGTTGTCTAAGTCATGTTTCTTACATAACTCTTTGAGGGTAATACACCTCACGCTCTCTTCCACAATGCGGTCGGCAATATCAGGGATGTACTCCCTATGCTTCATGAGATGCGCCAGGTCGAATGAGCCTATCTGGTCATACCAGGGTGGCAGATACGGATCGGAGCTATGGCGCAAGTAGTAAAACGTGGCTTGCTTTTCAGTGCGCGTTACCGCGGCTCGCTCAAGCTCGAGTCGTTTGTTGTTCCCGTAGCGCTGCTGTAGGCGCTCAAAGACATATGGGACGGGCTCTACCAGAATGCCGGACCACTCCCGGTTCGAGACATAGCTCTGCAATGGGTCGTCACAAACAGCATCATTGGATCCAACCTGAAGGAACTTAATGTTACTGCGAGTGTACGCAAAGGCTTCGAGGACATGGCGAAAAGGGCTTCGCCTCGGAGGCGCGTTTCGCAGGGTCCAGTAAACGTCACGCAACCACGCACCTAACCAGTTCTCTGGTGTACTGGACCAACGCAGAAGGTGAGTTTTGATGCGTCGCCTGATTGGTGGCCCCGCCATAAAACGCTGCCAACGCCACTCCACACCGGCCGGCACCATGCCAATAAGGCCGTTCCGTACGGTGCGGCCCACGATCGGGCGCGTCTCCCACGGTGTCTGTGCGAGCACATCGAAAAATTCGCGCCGATAGGGATTACGACAGCGTTGATGCCAAGCCTTAAAAGGGCCGATGAAGTGCACGATTCGTGGCGATTGACGCGCCTGATTTATGTGTTTCACCGCATAGGGCAACGCCGAGTATGGGGCCGTGAACAGAACTGTCATCGCATTCCACTTCGGCTCCAACTGCAGCCAGCGACCTCTAAAAACTGCATTCAGTGGATCTTGATCAGCCCAAGGCATGGGTGCACGCCGCTCCTTGATAAAGTCGATAAGGGCGTCAACACAGCCATCTTTTCGCATACGCTCAAGGTCCATGAGCATAACGCCACTATTAAAATACGCCTCAGGTGTTGATACTCCGAGTTGTTTGACGCGGGAAAACTCAGAAGGCAGCAGAGGCTGACTTACGGCTGCGAGCAAGTGCTCGCCTAAGTCCACTTGCCACAAGGCAGCCAGGTCCCCCCTGACGAGGGTATCAGCATCAACGTACAGAATTCTGCGTTGATTCGTGAGCAGTGTTGGAAGCAGGACTCGGTACCATGCCGACAAACCGAACCGTTGAGTTCTCGGGAATATTGTGCACATCTCAGGGTGGACCCTTGCAGGGCACCATGAAGCGCCGTGGCCTTGAACCACCCGCTCCAATGTCGCTAAATCTTCAGGCTGGCTGGCGTCGTCATACAGAAAGTGAATGCTGACCTGATGAGTCTTATTGTGGCTGAGCAAAGAGCTAAGCATTACGCCACAATCGACGATCAACCGGCTGTCGGCTGAGCAAGCGATGTGCAAGTGTTCGGTCATCCAGGCCCACCTTTGGGTTTACGCCACCACTTCAATGACGCTTTCAATTGTCGCAGGCGCCCCCACCACAACTCTAGGAAATAGGCCCAAACAGCGGGTATCCTGTGTAATACCCAGTTGGGGAAGCTCTCTCCAATGACCGCACAATCAGGCCAGTCAGTCCGCCGGCGATAGCGAAAATATTCTTTCTTATATGGAACGCGGCACCGGTAATGCCAGGGTTTAAAAGGCCCGCTAAAATGTACGATCGCCGGTTGGGTCCGCGCCTCATAGATTTCAGAGGTAGAGTATGGCAAGTAGCGGCGTGGAAGTTGGAAGTAGGCGGTTTGGGCATTCCAGCGCGGCTCTAAGTCGACTCTACTGTCCGCATAGACGATGTTCAGCGGATCCTGGTCAACCCAGGGAAAGCGCCCTCCTTCGCGCCGCACAAGTTCGAGTAACCGGCGTGCCCGGCCGGTTTCTCGCATGGCCTTCAAGTCCATCAGTAACACGCCGCTATTAAAGTAACGATCAGGCTCATTTAAGCCTAACCCATCGCGAATCCTAGGCACCATGTGCGAATACAAAGGATTTGTCACCGCAGCAAGGCAATGACCGTTGAGAGGACGTTCCCATAGGGACCAAAGGCTCTTCATCACCACGATATCTGAGTCTAGGTAAAGGACTCGCTCTAACGGCGCCAGTAAATCTGGTAGAAGAAGCCTGAAACTTGCACTCAGACCGTATCGCGGTGAGTCCTGTAGATGAGCGATCAAGTGATGCGGAACAGCCAACGGCCGCCACTCTCCCCCAGCCCGGGCCACAGAACTAGCGAGCCCTGCCATTACGGGTGCAGGCAACTGCTTGTCGTGCAAAAAGTGTATGACAACACGGTTAGGGTCATGCTG
It encodes the following:
- a CDS encoding FkbM family methyltransferase gives rise to the protein MTEHLHIACSADSRLIVDCGVMLSSLLSHNKTHQVSIHFLYDDASQPEDLATLERVVQGHGASWCPARVHPEMCTIFPRTQRFGLSAWYRVLLPTLLTNQRRILYVDADTLVRGDLAALWQVDLGEHLLAAVSQPLLPSEFSRVKQLGVSTPEAYFNSGVMLMDLERMRKDGCVDALIDFIKERRAPMPWADQDPLNAVFRGRWLQLEPKWNAMTVLFTAPYSALPYAVKHINQARQSPRIVHFIGPFKAWHQRCRNPYRREFFDVLAQTPWETRPIVGRTVRNGLIGMVPAGVEWRWQRFMAGPPIRRRIKTHLLRWSSTPENWLGAWLRDVYWTLRNAPPRRSPFRHVLEAFAYTRSNIKFLQVGSNDAVCDDPLQSYVSNREWSGILVEPVPYVFERLQQRYGNNKRLELERAAVTRTEKQATFYYLRHSSDPYLPPWYDQIGSFDLAHLMKHREYIPDIADRIVEESVRCITLKELCKKHDLDNLDLLHIDAEGHDFEILKDIQGLEFRPAVVLFEHKHFADADKNLCNELLDSLDYELIEDVHDTLAIQRSHIGWRYGRLARALRTARRIKASRSQ
- a CDS encoding glycosyltransferase family 8 protein — its product is MSGAIPNELHVACAADADFAADCATMLVSLMSQHDPNRVVIHFLHDKQLPAPVMAGLASSVARAGGEWRPLAVPHHLIAHLQDSPRYGLSASFRLLLPDLLAPLERVLYLDSDIVVMKSLWSLWERPLNGHCLAAVTNPLYSHMVPRIRDGLGLNEPDRYFNSGVLLMDLKAMRETGRARRLLELVRREGGRFPWVDQDPLNIVYADSRVDLEPRWNAQTAYFQLPRRYLPYSTSEIYEARTQPAIVHFSGPFKPWHYRCRVPYKKEYFRYRRRTDWPDCAVIGESFPNWVLHRIPAVWAYFLELWWGRLRQLKASLKWWRKPKGGPG